Proteins encoded by one window of Syntrophales bacterium:
- the gyrB gene encoding DNA topoisomerase (ATP-hydrolyzing) subunit B: MTTNEYGADSIKILEGLDAVRKRPAMYIGSTGKEGLHHLVYEVVDNSIDEAVAGFCDNIVVIIRADNSVTVDDNGRGIPVDIHPTEGVSAAEVVMTKLHAGAKFTNESYKISGGLHGVGVSVVNALSSYLELEVRRDGYVYYQAYRNGVPQAPIERIGSTRGRGTKITFKPSEEIFEETEFSFDILSNRLRELAFLNPGVRITLIDERNEKKNEFFYKGGIVSFVEYLNRNKKVLHKDPIYISGTKDDCIVEVAIQYNDTYVENVFAFANNINTTEGGTHLAGFRSALTRAFNNYALSNNIIKGKDSLKGEDLREGLTAVISVKLKNPQFEGQTKTKLGNSEVKGIVEGIVYEKIGTYLEENPSVAKILIGKCVEAARAREAARRARELARKKNALEVGSLPGKLADCQEKDPKRSELYLVEGDSAGGSAKQGRDRRFQAVLPLRGKLLNVEKARYDKMLQNEEIKVIITALGTGIGKDDLDIDRIRYHKVIIMTDADVDGLHIRTLLLTFFFRQMREIIERGYLYIAQPPLFRVAERKKEIYFTDEEKLRDHILESGVNRCVICKGENDFISGIQLFTVLRKAIRMNFILQRFNLEGRDSAIIRKLAEDGSFMDTIFKSRVALSDFASRLRESMDSKVRKFWVEQDQDKGGYKLILDVNNEVSNVTVEVDRDLCRSPRFMELRELMLAVSSIGEPPYVVIDKEQKRERRAVDINELLDITMELGKRDMNIQRYKGLGEMNPEQLWETTMNPEKRTLLQVKVDDAVIADEIFTTLMGDQVEPRKEFIYRNAIYASNLDF; this comes from the coding sequence ATGACCACAAATGAATACGGTGCTGATAGCATAAAAATACTAGAAGGACTGGATGCGGTACGTAAGCGACCAGCAATGTATATAGGGAGCACGGGAAAAGAAGGGCTTCATCATCTTGTTTATGAGGTGGTTGATAACAGTATCGATGAGGCTGTTGCTGGTTTTTGCGATAACATTGTGGTTATTATAAGAGCTGATAACAGTGTAACGGTTGATGATAATGGGCGGGGTATACCTGTGGATATCCATCCTACGGAGGGGGTATCAGCGGCAGAGGTGGTTATGACTAAGTTGCATGCGGGTGCTAAGTTTACCAATGAGAGCTATAAAATTTCAGGTGGTCTGCACGGTGTGGGGGTATCCGTTGTTAATGCGTTATCATCGTACCTCGAACTTGAGGTAAGGAGGGATGGTTATGTTTACTATCAGGCTTATCGAAACGGTGTTCCCCAGGCACCTATTGAAAGAATAGGGAGCACAAGAGGAAGAGGGACGAAGATTACCTTTAAACCGAGCGAAGAGATATTCGAGGAAACGGAGTTTAGCTTCGATATACTTTCGAATCGTCTTCGTGAATTGGCTTTTTTAAACCCTGGTGTCCGAATAACTCTGATTGATGAGAGAAATGAGAAGAAGAATGAGTTCTTCTATAAAGGGGGAATAGTTTCTTTCGTAGAGTATCTTAACCGTAATAAAAAGGTTTTACACAAAGATCCCATATACATAAGTGGTACCAAAGATGACTGCATTGTAGAAGTAGCAATCCAGTACAACGATACATATGTGGAAAATGTTTTTGCTTTTGCAAATAACATAAATACCACTGAGGGTGGTACTCATTTAGCAGGCTTCCGTTCTGCTCTGACGAGGGCATTCAATAATTATGCGTTGAGTAACAATATTATCAAAGGGAAAGACTCTCTTAAAGGGGAGGACCTAAGGGAGGGTCTTACCGCTGTTATAAGTGTGAAACTTAAAAACCCTCAATTTGAGGGACAAACGAAGACAAAGCTAGGAAACAGTGAAGTCAAGGGGATAGTTGAGGGAATTGTTTACGAGAAGATTGGGACGTATCTAGAAGAGAATCCTTCAGTGGCAAAGATCCTGATAGGTAAGTGTGTAGAAGCAGCAAGGGCAAGAGAAGCTGCGAGAAGGGCCAGAGAATTGGCAAGGAAGAAGAATGCACTAGAAGTAGGATCTCTACCAGGAAAGTTGGCTGACTGTCAGGAGAAAGATCCAAAAAGAAGTGAGCTGTACCTCGTGGAAGGTGATTCCGCAGGTGGTTCGGCTAAGCAGGGGAGGGATAGACGTTTTCAGGCTGTTTTACCGTTACGGGGAAAGTTACTCAACGTGGAAAAGGCTAGATACGATAAGATGCTTCAGAATGAGGAAATAAAGGTTATCATCACAGCGTTAGGTACGGGGATCGGGAAAGATGACTTGGATATAGATAGAATAAGGTATCACAAAGTTATCATAATGACAGACGCAGATGTGGATGGACTGCATATAAGAACACTATTACTCACCTTTTTCTTTAGGCAGATGAGGGAGATAATTGAAAGAGGCTATCTGTACATTGCCCAGCCACCACTGTTTAGAGTAGCTGAAAGAAAGAAGGAGATTTACTTTACTGATGAGGAAAAACTCAGGGATCACATTCTTGAGAGCGGTGTAAACAGGTGTGTGATCTGTAAAGGGGAGAATGATTTTATCTCTGGAATTCAACTGTTTACGGTATTAAGAAAGGCTATTAGGATGAATTTCATTCTACAAAGGTTTAATCTAGAAGGTAGAGATAGTGCAATTATTCGAAAGTTAGCGGAAGATGGATCGTTTATGGATACGATCTTCAAGTCGAGGGTTGCTTTGAGTGATTTTGCTTCTCGGCTTCGGGAGAGTATGGATAGTAAAGTGAGGAAGTTTTGGGTTGAGCAGGATCAGGATAAAGGGGGGTATAAACTGATATTGGATGTAAATAACGAAGTCTCTAATGTTACCGTCGAAGTTGATAGGGATCTCTGCCGGTCACCGCGTTTTATGGAATTGCGTGAGTTGATGCTGGCAGTTTCCAGTATTGGTGAACCACCCTATGTGGTAATCGATAAGGAGCAAAAGCGGGAGAGAAGGGCAGTAGACATAAATGAACTTCTTGACATAACAATGGAATTGGGAAAGCGAGACATGAATATTCAGCGTTACAAAGGTTTAGGAGAGATGAATCCCGAGCAACTTTGGGAAACGACTATGAATCCTGAGAAAAGGACCCTTCTTCAGGTAAAGGTGGATGACGCAGTGATAGCTGACGAGATTTTCACCACTCTCATGGGCGATCAGGTGGAGCCTCGGAAAGAGTTCATTTACAGAAATGCCATATACGCATCCAACCTAGATTTCTGA
- the gyrA gene encoding DNA gyrase subunit A: MEDLYQRVIPINIEDEMKRSYMDYAMSVIIGRAIPDVRDGLKPVHRRVLYSMYEMGNRWNRPYKKSARIVGDIIGKYHPHGDAAVYDTIVRMAQDFNMRYPLIDGQGNFGSVDGDPPAAMRYTEIRMARISEEVLVDIEKDTVDFVPNYDASLMEPTILPTRVPLLLLNGSSGIAVGVATNIPPHNIKEIIDGTIALIKNPDLTVKDLMKYIPGPDFPTAGFINGTEGIASAYETGRGVIKLRARAVVERNQRSDRENIVITELPYQVNKAALIERISELVKERKIEGIADLRDESDRDGIRVVIDLKKDEVASVVLNQLYKHTQMETSFGVIMLAIEGNQPRLFNLKEILTSFIEFRKQIVCRRTRFELQKAEERLHLLEGLLVAIRNIDGIVSLIKKSKDPQDALSVLCDRYNLTEAQSKAILDMRLQRLTNLERDKVLEEHNQLIKTVQDLRSVLADPQRISEIVVKELENIKEHYGDERRTEIIPSAEDINVEDLIAEEEVVVTVSHYGYVKRTPLSLYRIQRRGGRGKVAVGIREDDFVEKVFITSTHDYVLVFTNSGRVYWLKVYQIPEAGRSSRGKAIVNILNLSSEERVVSILPVKEFTSDCYVMMATKKGIVKKTVLSAFSNPRSAGIIAVNVEEGDELIGVQLTTGGNAVFLGTRAGMAIRFSEGEVRDMGRVARGVRGITLTRDDSVVAIEIPDERNTILTVTDKGFGKRTPVVEYRLQGRGGKGIINFRTGTKVGNVSAICEVSGDEEVILVSDRGKLMRVRVDEIPVIHRATRGVKLIDLEIDEKLVSVARVEKDGERLEENGEGKS; the protein is encoded by the coding sequence ATGGAAGATCTGTATCAGAGGGTAATCCCTATTAACATTGAAGATGAGATGAAAAGGTCCTACATGGATTACGCTATGAGCGTAATCATCGGCAGGGCTATACCTGACGTTAGGGATGGGCTTAAACCCGTTCATCGTCGTGTGCTCTATTCTATGTATGAAATGGGTAACCGGTGGAATAGGCCGTATAAAAAATCTGCCCGTATCGTGGGGGATATAATTGGAAAGTACCATCCACACGGTGATGCGGCTGTCTACGATACTATTGTCCGCATGGCGCAGGATTTCAATATGCGATATCCTCTAATTGATGGTCAGGGAAACTTTGGATCTGTTGATGGTGATCCTCCAGCGGCTATGCGTTACACAGAGATCAGAATGGCTCGCATTTCCGAAGAAGTCCTCGTTGATATAGAGAAAGATACCGTGGACTTTGTACCAAATTACGATGCGTCTCTCATGGAGCCTACTATACTTCCAACAAGGGTTCCACTTTTACTACTTAATGGGTCATCGGGCATTGCAGTTGGTGTGGCGACTAACATACCTCCTCATAATATAAAGGAAATCATAGATGGTACTATAGCTCTCATAAAAAATCCTGATCTCACCGTGAAAGACTTGATGAAATATATACCCGGTCCGGATTTCCCGACCGCAGGGTTCATTAACGGTACCGAGGGAATAGCTTCCGCGTACGAAACGGGAAGAGGGGTTATCAAATTGAGAGCCCGGGCTGTCGTGGAGAGGAATCAGAGAAGCGATAGAGAAAATATCGTTATCACGGAACTTCCATACCAAGTTAACAAGGCTGCTCTTATCGAGCGGATTTCAGAGCTAGTGAAGGAGAGAAAAATAGAGGGTATTGCTGATTTGAGGGATGAATCTGACAGGGATGGTATCAGAGTTGTAATAGATCTAAAAAAAGATGAAGTAGCTTCGGTTGTGCTTAACCAACTCTACAAGCACACCCAGATGGAGACATCATTTGGTGTAATAATGCTAGCTATTGAAGGTAATCAACCACGCTTATTCAATTTAAAGGAAATTCTTACTAGTTTTATAGAGTTTAGAAAGCAGATTGTGTGCAGGAGGACAAGGTTTGAGCTGCAGAAAGCCGAGGAGAGGCTCCACCTGCTGGAAGGTCTCCTCGTGGCCATAAGAAACATCGATGGTATAGTGAGTCTCATAAAGAAGTCTAAAGATCCTCAGGATGCTTTGTCTGTCCTTTGTGATCGTTATAACTTAACCGAGGCTCAATCTAAGGCCATTCTTGATATGCGGCTACAACGTCTGACGAACCTCGAAAGGGACAAGGTCCTAGAGGAACACAACCAATTGATAAAAACGGTGCAGGATCTCCGAAGCGTTCTCGCGGATCCTCAGAGGATTTCTGAAATCGTAGTGAAGGAGTTGGAAAACATAAAGGAGCATTACGGGGATGAGAGAAGGACTGAAATTATTCCTAGTGCTGAAGATATAAACGTGGAGGATCTGATTGCTGAAGAAGAGGTGGTTGTGACTGTGTCCCACTATGGTTATGTGAAGCGCACTCCCCTGAGCCTTTATAGAATACAACGTCGGGGTGGACGTGGCAAGGTGGCGGTGGGAATAAGGGAGGATGATTTTGTGGAAAAGGTCTTCATCACCTCTACTCACGATTACGTACTTGTGTTCACCAATAGTGGCCGTGTTTACTGGTTGAAGGTGTATCAGATACCTGAGGCGGGGAGATCATCACGTGGGAAGGCAATAGTGAACATTCTGAACCTATCTTCGGAAGAACGAGTAGTTTCTATTTTGCCTGTGAAAGAATTCACGTCAGATTGCTACGTTATGATGGCCACTAAAAAAGGTATAGTGAAGAAGACGGTGCTTTCCGCTTTTTCTAATCCGAGGAGTGCCGGAATAATTGCCGTTAATGTGGAGGAGGGTGATGAACTTATTGGTGTTCAGCTGACGACGGGCGGTAATGCTGTTTTTCTAGGTACGCGAGCTGGAATGGCTATAAGATTTAGTGAAGGGGAAGTTCGAGATATGGGAAGAGTTGCCAGGGGTGTTCGGGGTATCACGTTGACCCGTGATGACTCGGTGGTTGCTATTGAGATCCCTGATGAGAGAAATACTATTCTTACTGTAACTGACAAGGGATTTGGGAAGAGGACTCCAGTGGTGGAATACAGACTTCAGGGTCGTGGAGGAAAGGGCATAATCAATTTTAGGACGGGTACAAAAGTTGGCAACGTCTCGGCCATATGTGAAGTGTCGGGCGATGAAGAGGTTATCCTTGTGAGTGACAGGGGTAAGTTGATGCGTGTCCGAGTAGATGAGATACCTGTTATTCATCGCGCTACACGTGGAGTAAAACTTATTGATCTAGAGATAGATGAGAAACTTGTTTCGGTGGC
- the dnaN gene encoding DNA polymerase III subunit beta codes for MEVSVNKNLFQEAVGKTLGVVERKTTMPILNNILLLTNDNNLQIIATDREITLISTLEAEILEKGSIAVSARNLYGIFRETREEQVNLKSDAQYRLRVDAGKTIFRLNGLSPEDFPSVISEGDVPTYPFSTETLKKMIRKTLYAVATEEFRPGLRGVYVETESDNNDEIRFKMTATDGHRLAMVYAPPDEGRGLVIEKGVIVPRKGVLEMRKILDSAGDMVYIGVSRSNFVVHAGNSVLRCGLLEEDFPDYRRVIPKDEGYVAFVNRQDFQGALRKVKVITDNRFTAVTLNLKKGKLLLHTSNPDVGDVTDDVEAEYDGGDFQISFNVDYLLQAVEVMDGDDLVLDFRGGMRPTVLKSRDRDDYITVIMPLRM; via the coding sequence ATGGAAGTATCTGTTAATAAAAACTTGTTTCAGGAAGCGGTGGGAAAAACTCTGGGAGTCGTTGAAAGAAAAACAACAATGCCTATTCTTAACAATATATTACTTCTGACAAATGATAATAATTTGCAGATAATTGCTACTGATAGAGAGATAACTTTGATTTCCACCTTAGAGGCAGAAATTCTAGAAAAGGGAAGTATAGCTGTTTCTGCTAGAAATCTGTACGGGATTTTTAGGGAAACACGGGAGGAGCAGGTAAACTTAAAAAGCGACGCTCAGTATCGATTGCGTGTGGATGCTGGAAAGACGATTTTTCGTTTAAATGGTTTATCCCCTGAAGATTTCCCTTCCGTTATTAGCGAAGGTGATGTCCCTACATATCCCTTTTCTACAGAAACCCTTAAAAAAATGATCAGAAAAACATTGTATGCTGTTGCTACAGAAGAATTCAGACCGGGCCTGAGAGGGGTCTATGTAGAAACAGAAAGTGATAATAATGATGAAATTCGGTTTAAGATGACTGCCACAGATGGACACAGATTGGCAATGGTTTACGCACCGCCGGATGAGGGTAGAGGTTTGGTGATTGAGAAAGGTGTTATCGTACCCCGGAAAGGGGTCTTGGAAATGAGGAAAATACTCGACTCTGCTGGTGATATGGTTTACATTGGAGTAAGTCGTTCAAATTTTGTTGTTCATGCTGGAAATAGTGTTCTAAGGTGTGGACTTCTTGAAGAGGATTTCCCTGATTACAGACGGGTCATTCCAAAAGATGAAGGTTATGTAGCTTTTGTAAATAGACAGGATTTTCAAGGTGCCTTGAGAAAGGTGAAAGTGATTACGGATAATCGGTTCACAGCGGTTACACTAAATTTAAAAAAGGGGAAGTTGTTGTTACATACCAGTAATCCTGATGTGGGTGATGTTACTGATGATGTTGAGGCTGAATATGATGGGGGTGATTTTCAGATTAGTTTTAACGTTGATTATCTTCTTCAGGCTGTGGAAGTTATGGATGGTGATGACCTTGTATTAGACTTCAGGGGTGGAATGAGACCTACTGTTTTAAAATCGAGGGATAGGGATGATTATATTACTGTTATCATGCCACTTAGAATGTAA